A single window of Maylandia zebra isolate NMK-2024a linkage group LG2, Mzebra_GT3a, whole genome shotgun sequence DNA harbors:
- the igfbp7 gene encoding insulin-like growth factor-binding protein 7, with product MKSFCLLSLILPVLSVQDSAPLGCGSCDLAQCAPLPAEGCAAGSLVDSCGCCSVCAAAEGELCGGRRSAARRCGSGLECVRSGENKKNKMGVCVCKSKYEVCGTNGVTYMNTCALKTAGLRAQSEGKESVNMQNKGRCGSAPLIVTPPGEVYNVSGSQVYLSCEVVGVPTPVLTWKKILSGKKMELLPGDRDNLAIQTRGGPEKHEVTGWVLISPLTKEEEGSYECHATNTKGEASAVGAIHVVESIDELTARKVTKEVNL from the exons ATGAAGTCTTTCTGCCTCCTCTCTCTGATCCTCCCGGTCCTCTCAGTCCAGGACTCTGCTCCTTTGGGATGTGGATCTTGTGATCTGGCTCAGTGTGCTCCTCTCCCAGCGGAGGGCTGTGCTGCTGGCTCTCTGGTGGACTCCTGTGGCTGCTGCTCTGTCTGCGCTGCCGCAGAGGGTGAGCTGTGCGGAGGTCGCCGGTCGGCAGCTCGCCGCTGTGGCTCCGGTCTGGAGTGCGTGAGAAGCGGCGAGAACAAGAAGAACAAGATGGGAGTCTGTGTCTGTAAGAGCAAATACGAGGTCTGCGGGACAAACGGAGTGACCTACATGAACACCTGTGCACTGAAAACTGCAGGCCTGCGAGCCCAGAGTGAGGGAAAAGAATCTGTCAACATGCAGAACAAAGGTCGCTGTGGTTCAG ctcCACTCATTGTTACTCCTCCAGGTGAGGTGTACAACGTGAGTGGCTCTCAGGTGTACCTGAGTTGTGAGGTGGTGGGCGTGCCCACACCAGTGCTAACCTGGAAGAAG ATCCTCAGTGGGAAGAAGATGGAGCTTCTTCCTGGAGACCGTGACAATCTGGCGATCCAGACTCGAGGAGGACCGGAGAAGCATGAAGTGACCGGCTGGGTGCTG atcTCGCCTctgaccaaagaagaagaaggatcGTACGAGTGTCACGCCACAAACACCAAAGGAGAAGCTTCAGCAGTTGGAGCAATTCATGTGGTTGAGTCCATCGATGAGCTCACTGCCAGGAAAG TGACAAAGGAAGTCAacctgtga
- the cox18 gene encoding cytochrome c oxidase assembly protein COX18, mitochondrial, which translates to MLSVGGSSRIFSLPIRGFCSAVIYRKSLPPVITSPGNYLHRSGGGAHVSGVRALSGGSSDAAGGWYSSLADSTPVHLCEQLLVSVQEASGLPWWFSICVATLSVRTLVTLPLAAYQLVVISKVEALQAEISELAKRLRYEVSVTARERSWTERESRFQFKKNLRRIVSQLYVRDNCHPFKASLLVWVQLPLWISLSLALRNLSLDQSDLQGALAAGGALWFPDLTIPDSTLILPVCLGLANLLIVEVFSLQRVAASRTQRLVLNTVRGFSLLMIPIAATVPSSMALYWFASSLVGFSHNLLLRSPSICRLLQLSTPHSTSPYRDLLTAFFAKYRK; encoded by the exons ATGTTAAGTGTGGGGGGCTCGTCGAGGATCTTCAGCCTTCCCATACGAGGATTCTGCTCAGCTGTGATCTACAGGAAGTCACTTCCACCTGTCATCACCTCTCCTGGCAACTACCTCCATAGATCAGGAGGGGGGGCACACGTGTCAGGTGTGCGGGCCCTGTCAGGTGGCAGCAGCGATGCTGCAGGTGGGTGGTACAGCAGCCTGGCGGACTCGACCCCAGTTCACCTGTGTGAACAGCTCCTGGTGAGCGTACAGGAGGCGAGCGGGTTGCCATGGTGGTTTAGCATCTGCGTAGCGACGCTGTCAGTGAGGACGCTCGTCACTCTGCCGCTCGCTGCCTACCAGCTGGTTGTCATCTCTAAG GTGGAGGCACTACAGGCTGAAATCTCTGAGCTGGCCAAGAGACTACGCTATGAAGTGTCAGTCACAGCAAGAGAGAGAAGCTGGACGGAGAGAGAGAGCCG GTTCCAGTTCAAGAAGAACCTGCGGCGGATCGTCTCTCAGCTCTACGTCAGAGATAACTGTCACCCCTTCAAAGCCAGTCTGCTGGTCTGGGTTCAGCTGCCACTCTGGATCAGTCTGTCTCTGGCTCTCCGAAATCTGAGCCTGGATCAGTCTG ACCTGCAGGGGGCGCTGGCAGCAGGAGGTGCTCTGTGGTTCCCTGACCTCACCATACCGGACTCCACCTTGATCCTACCTGTCTGTCTGGGACTCGCCAACCTGCTCATCGTAGAG GTCTTTTCTCTGCAGAGAGTCGCAGCGTCTCGAACCCAGCGGCTGGTCTTGAACACCGTTAGAGGATTTTCTCTGCTGATGATCCCAATCGCTGCCACGGTGCCCTCT TCCATGGCTCTGTACTGGTTTGCTTCCAGTCTGGTGGGATTCAGTCACAACCTCCTCCTTCGCTCTCCTTCAATCTGCCGACTCTTGCAACTGTCGACTCCTCACTCGACATCTCCATACAGAGACCTACTGACCGCCTTCTTCGCCAAATACCGCAAATGA